Proteins from a single region of Thermotoga maritima MSB8:
- a CDS encoding RtcB family protein: MKIERLDKYIWKIPKEGDMKVDAIIFTDAESVNDPQFREAMKQLMNVATLPGIVKYALAMPDIHWGYGFPIGGVAAFDVKEGIISPGGVGFDINCGVRLMKTDLTYEDVKDRMRSLVEAIYEFVPAGVGSTGDIVLGKKGLRKVLVEGAEWAVKSGYGLEEDLERIEDGGKIHPADPSYVSEEAFERGSDELGTLGAGNHFVEVQMVQEIYDEELAEFFGLEIGTITVMIHSGSRGFGHQVATDYIRLMRDNLKEHNKNLPDKQLINAPFEHPLGQAYYSAMNCAANYAFANREILGHLVRKAFWKVFGRDTRVDLIYDVAHNIAKVEEYEVDGKRRKLVVHRKGATRSLGPGSEKVPSIYREVGQPVIIPGDMGTASYLLVGTKKAEEKTFGSTAHGAGRVLGRSAALKKLDYREVLDELAEKNIVVMSKSKKTLVEEAPEVYKDVDRVVQIVHEIGISRKVARMIPLGVVKG, translated from the coding sequence ATGAAGATAGAAAGACTCGATAAATACATCTGGAAAATTCCAAAAGAGGGAGATATGAAGGTTGACGCGATCATATTCACGGACGCCGAGAGTGTGAACGATCCTCAGTTCAGAGAAGCGATGAAACAGCTCATGAACGTGGCCACGCTTCCCGGCATTGTGAAATACGCCCTCGCCATGCCGGACATACACTGGGGTTACGGCTTTCCAATAGGAGGAGTCGCCGCTTTCGATGTGAAAGAAGGAATCATTTCGCCGGGTGGTGTGGGTTTCGATATAAACTGTGGAGTACGCCTGATGAAGACAGATCTCACCTACGAAGATGTGAAAGATAGAATGAGGTCTCTTGTCGAAGCTATATACGAATTCGTTCCCGCGGGTGTTGGTTCAACGGGAGACATCGTTCTCGGCAAGAAGGGGCTCAGGAAAGTTCTCGTTGAAGGTGCGGAGTGGGCTGTCAAGTCAGGGTACGGTCTTGAGGAAGATCTGGAAAGAATCGAAGACGGTGGAAAGATACATCCAGCGGATCCCTCGTACGTATCGGAGGAAGCGTTCGAGAGAGGAAGTGACGAGCTCGGAACTCTCGGTGCGGGAAACCACTTCGTGGAGGTTCAAATGGTTCAGGAAATATACGACGAAGAACTCGCTGAATTTTTCGGTCTGGAGATCGGTACCATCACGGTGATGATTCACTCCGGAAGCAGAGGATTCGGACATCAGGTTGCGACCGACTACATAAGGCTCATGAGGGATAATCTGAAGGAACACAACAAAAATCTACCCGACAAACAGCTTATAAACGCTCCGTTCGAACATCCACTTGGACAGGCCTATTATTCTGCCATGAATTGTGCAGCGAACTACGCGTTCGCGAACAGGGAGATCCTCGGGCATCTCGTTAGAAAAGCTTTCTGGAAAGTGTTCGGGAGAGACACACGTGTTGATCTCATCTACGACGTTGCTCACAACATCGCAAAAGTGGAAGAGTACGAAGTTGACGGAAAAAGAAGAAAACTGGTCGTCCACAGAAAGGGTGCCACACGTTCTCTTGGTCCCGGAAGCGAAAAGGTTCCTTCGATCTACAGAGAAGTGGGACAGCCCGTCATCATACCGGGTGACATGGGGACTGCTTCCTATCTTCTGGTAGGAACAAAGAAAGCCGAAGAAAAGACCTTCGGTTCCACCGCACACGGAGCGGGGAGAGTCCTTGGAAGGTCCGCTGCCCTGAAGAAGCTGGATTACAGGGAAGTTCTCGATGAACTGGCAGAAAAAAATATTGTCGTCATGAGCAAGAGTAAAAAGACTCTGGTTGAAGAAGCTCCTGAAGTTTACAAAGACGTGGACAGAGTGGTGCAGATCGTTCATGAGATAGGTATTTCGAGAAAAGTAGCCAGGATGATTCCTC
- a CDS encoding sensor histidine kinase, giving the protein MVPERLKQIKGIRILESEDEIPQEGFTCRFGKHTVVANDEESFEIVRLYKRLTVYELLLSLVDSICVHPKEEALRFSLKKVREFLDAEEVYLIEGDASYSSKGEKLSIDEIKKKHPGASVREWRNKLHLVVVREGAFDEEEEVLCTKLLEFIGNVSEKLWRLKEEVQKLKKSYEEQLKVSEIQKEHIKKMRIIYYVSQAMRSVYDPNNLYRVILLSLVSERGFNFDRAVLLKKDEGTGSLMVVSAVGGDTLQEHEELKRYLRKRTLRYTDLVQFLREEALTFSFETKFNEKIRGKRFYYREHPIFERVVLRKSIVRTSRETLEKIRYEIEDVISILENDEFIVFPLVGRWDTLGVVVVDNKFSKKEVTDLDLDVLKLFSESAGLALENAYNYENLRKKTLDLQRQNELVEHLRNFSESILESLETAIITLSKDGRITEWNKKAEQLFGLKKENVLGRRLKDLPDFEEIGSVAESVFENKEPVFLNFYKFGERYFNIRFSPFRNAKTQLLEGVIITIDDVTELYKYEEERKRRERLSILGEMTARVAHEIRNPITIIGGFIMRMKKHLDDPETLKKYINIITNELSRLETIVKEILEYSKERQVLEFTEFNLNELIREVYVLFEEKIRKMNIDFCFETDNEDLRVEADRTRIKQVLINLVQNAIEATGENGKIKITSEDMYTKVRVSVWNSGPPIPEELKEKIFSPFFTTKTQGTGLGLSICRKIIEDEHGGKIWTENRENGVVFIFEIPKTPEKR; this is encoded by the coding sequence ATGGTTCCGGAGAGACTGAAACAGATAAAGGGAATAAGGATTCTGGAAAGCGAGGATGAAATCCCTCAGGAAGGTTTCACCTGCAGATTTGGAAAGCATACAGTTGTGGCAAATGATGAAGAGTCTTTCGAAATCGTCAGACTCTACAAAAGGCTCACCGTTTATGAGCTGTTGCTCTCTCTTGTGGATTCAATATGTGTTCACCCGAAAGAGGAAGCTCTCAGGTTTTCCCTCAAAAAAGTCAGAGAATTTCTGGATGCGGAAGAAGTCTATCTGATAGAGGGCGATGCTTCTTATTCTTCGAAGGGAGAGAAACTCTCCATCGATGAGATAAAAAAGAAACATCCAGGGGCGAGTGTGAGAGAGTGGAGGAACAAACTGCATCTTGTTGTGGTTCGCGAAGGCGCATTCGATGAAGAAGAAGAGGTACTCTGTACGAAACTTTTAGAATTCATCGGAAACGTATCAGAAAAACTCTGGAGGCTTAAAGAAGAAGTCCAGAAATTGAAAAAGTCGTACGAAGAACAGCTGAAAGTTTCAGAGATACAGAAAGAACACATAAAGAAAATGAGAATAATTTATTACGTCAGCCAGGCCATGAGATCTGTTTATGATCCGAACAACCTTTACCGTGTGATTTTGCTCAGCCTTGTTTCAGAGAGAGGATTCAATTTCGACCGTGCTGTTCTTCTCAAAAAAGATGAAGGTACAGGCTCTCTGATGGTCGTTTCCGCGGTGGGTGGCGATACACTTCAGGAACACGAAGAACTCAAGAGATACCTCAGAAAAAGAACCTTGAGATACACAGATCTGGTACAGTTTTTAAGGGAGGAGGCGCTCACATTCTCGTTTGAAACGAAGTTCAATGAAAAAATAAGGGGAAAGAGATTTTACTACAGAGAACATCCGATATTCGAAAGGGTGGTTTTGAGAAAGAGTATAGTGAGGACTTCGAGAGAAACTCTCGAAAAAATCAGGTACGAAATAGAAGATGTTATAAGTATCCTTGAAAACGATGAGTTCATAGTCTTTCCACTTGTTGGGCGATGGGACACTCTCGGTGTTGTGGTGGTGGACAACAAATTCAGCAAAAAGGAAGTCACCGATCTGGATCTGGACGTGCTCAAACTTTTCTCTGAAAGTGCAGGTCTTGCTCTGGAGAACGCATATAATTACGAAAACCTGAGAAAGAAAACTCTGGATCTTCAGCGTCAAAACGAACTCGTGGAACACCTCAGGAACTTCAGTGAAAGCATTCTGGAGAGCCTGGAAACAGCCATCATAACGCTGAGCAAAGATGGGCGTATAACCGAATGGAACAAAAAGGCCGAACAACTGTTTGGTCTGAAGAAAGAAAACGTACTCGGAAGAAGGCTCAAAGATCTCCCCGACTTTGAAGAGATCGGATCAGTCGCAGAAAGCGTTTTTGAAAACAAAGAACCCGTGTTTCTCAACTTCTACAAATTCGGAGAAAGGTATTTCAACATAAGATTCTCCCCTTTCAGAAATGCCAAAACACAGTTGCTCGAGGGAGTCATCATCACGATCGACGATGTCACAGAGCTGTACAAATACGAAGAGGAAAGAAAAAGAAGAGAAAGACTTTCCATACTGGGAGAGATGACTGCAAGAGTCGCTCACGAGATAAGGAATCCAATAACGATAATAGGCGGTTTCATAATGCGCATGAAGAAACATCTTGACGATCCAGAGACGCTGAAGAAATACATCAACATAATAACGAACGAACTATCCAGGCTTGAAACGATTGTCAAGGAAATCCTGGAATACAGCAAAGAACGGCAGGTGCTGGAATTCACCGAATTCAATCTGAACGAACTCATAAGAGAGGTCTACGTTCTATTCGAGGAAAAGATCAGAAAGATGAACATAGATTTTTGCTTTGAAACGGACAACGAAGACCTCAGAGTTGAAGCCGATAGAACGAGGATAAAACAGGTACTGATAAACCTTGTTCAAAATGCAATAGAAGCGACAGGGGAAAATGGTAAGATAAAGATAACGTCGGAAGATATGTACACCAAGGTGAGAGTGAGTGTCTGGAACTCGGGTCCCCCCATACCGGAGGAGCTGAAAGAAAAGATATTCTCACCGTTCTTCACCACAAAGACTCAGGGAACAGGTTTAGGACTTTCAATCTGCAGAAAGATCATAGAGGATGAACACGGAGGAAAAATATGGACGGAAAACAGAGAAAACGGGGTTGTTTTCATCTTTGAAATTCCAAAGACACCAGAAAAGAGGTGA
- a CDS encoding Mut7-C RNAse domain-containing protein has protein sequence MSEVRFAVDASLVPLAKKLRILGVDVKVCYSEEPGKVLLICRKEGRILLTKKCSLIKFFEKYGQKVFYIKDEKDLKRVIEHFKLKPERARCPYCNRELLPTPREEVIEKVPLYVFLNAEKFSRCPSCGRIFWRGSHLDWVKEVIPDGSGETETDKGNKDSGKRG, from the coding sequence ATGAGTGAGGTTCGATTCGCTGTCGATGCCTCGCTGGTACCGCTTGCAAAAAAGTTGAGAATCCTCGGGGTGGATGTGAAGGTTTGCTACTCTGAAGAACCCGGGAAAGTCCTTCTGATATGCAGGAAAGAGGGTAGAATTCTTCTCACAAAGAAATGTTCTCTTATAAAATTTTTCGAAAAATATGGGCAGAAAGTCTTCTATATCAAAGATGAAAAAGATTTGAAAAGGGTGATAGAACATTTTAAACTGAAACCAGAACGTGCAAGGTGCCCGTACTGTAACAGAGAACTCTTGCCGACTCCACGTGAGGAAGTGATTGAAAAGGTGCCTCTGTACGTTTTTCTGAACGCAGAGAAATTCTCCAGATGTCCCAGCTGCGGAAGAATCTTTTGGAGAGGATCTCATTTAGACTGGGTGAAGGAAGTGATACCAGATGGTTCCGGAGAGACTGAAACAGATAAAGGGAATAAGGATTCTGGAAAGCGAGGATGA